The following are encoded together in the Pseudanabaena sp. FACHB-2040 genome:
- a CDS encoding ATP-binding protein, whose protein sequence is MQVAPLPDNEMQRLKSLSEYNILDTLPEEAFDDITRLASYICGTPISLISLTDSDRQWFKSKVGLEVPEVSRDLAFCSHAILHPEPLIVPDTLADERFANNPLVTSVPIRFYAGVPLVNSEGYALGTLCAIDNRPRQLSPEQLSALQVLSRQVMSQLELRHNLAKLAEAQAQLVHSEKMSSLGQLVAGVAHEINNPINFIHGNLKYVQQHAQDFLDLLQLYQKEYPDPTPAIQQTFEEKDLNFITADLPKILHSMKAGTDRIREVVKSLRTFARLDESAIKSVDIHEGLNSTLDILQYRLRSQPKNSQIKVLKHYGCLPLIECYPSQLNQVFMNVLSNAIDALDEAKQSGCLEECQLEIYTELAQQNKVIIRIRDNGPGISLEQQQHIFDPFFTTKPIGKGTGLGLSISHQIVTQKHNGFLKCFSESAKGTEFAIEIPVRQLGIHAVPA, encoded by the coding sequence ATGCAAGTAGCGCCTCTACCTGATAATGAAATGCAAAGACTCAAGTCGCTGTCAGAGTACAATATCCTCGACACGCTGCCTGAGGAAGCATTTGATGATATCACCCGCTTGGCGTCTTATATCTGCGGCACCCCTATTTCTCTAATCAGTTTGACTGATAGTGATCGCCAGTGGTTTAAGTCCAAGGTGGGTTTAGAGGTTCCAGAAGTGTCTCGTGATTTAGCCTTCTGCTCTCATGCTATTTTGCATCCGGAGCCGCTGATCGTACCAGATACTTTGGCAGATGAGCGTTTCGCTAACAATCCTTTAGTCACGTCTGTGCCTATCCGCTTTTATGCAGGAGTTCCTCTGGTTAATTCTGAAGGCTACGCATTAGGAACACTTTGTGCAATTGACAATCGACCTCGTCAATTGAGTCCTGAGCAGCTGTCAGCCTTGCAGGTGTTGAGTCGGCAGGTTATGTCGCAATTGGAGTTACGCCATAACCTAGCTAAGCTGGCTGAGGCCCAGGCGCAATTAGTTCACAGCGAAAAAATGTCTAGCTTAGGGCAACTGGTAGCAGGTGTTGCTCACGAAATTAACAATCCTATTAATTTTATTCACGGTAATCTCAAGTATGTTCAGCAGCATGCTCAGGACTTCTTAGACTTATTGCAACTCTATCAAAAAGAGTATCCAGATCCTACACCTGCCATACAACAGACCTTTGAAGAAAAAGATTTGAACTTTATAACAGCAGATCTTCCCAAAATTCTTCATTCAATGAAAGCTGGGACCGATCGTATTCGTGAGGTTGTAAAGTCTTTGCGAACCTTTGCTCGCCTCGATGAGTCGGCTATCAAATCAGTTGATATTCATGAAGGCCTAAATAGTACGCTCGATATTTTGCAGTATCGACTGCGCTCCCAGCCCAAGAATTCTCAGATTAAAGTTCTTAAACACTATGGCTGTCTTCCCCTCATTGAGTGCTATCCTAGCCAACTAAATCAGGTATTCATGAATGTTCTAAGTAATGCAATTGATGCTCTGGACGAGGCAAAACAGAGCGGTTGCTTAGAAGAGTGCCAGCTTGAAATTTATACAGAGTTAGCTCAGCAAAATAAGGTAATAATCAGGATTCGAGATAACGGACCAGGAATATCGTTAGAGCAGCAGCAGCACATTTTCGATCCTTTCTTCACCACTAAACCGATTGGTAAAGGAACAGGCCTAGGGTTGTCGATTAGCCATCAGATTGTAACTCAGAAGCATAATGGATTCCTGAAATGCTTTTCAGAATCAGCTAAGGGTACAGAGTTTGCGATCGAGATTCCTGTCCGCCAATTGGGGATACATGCAGTACCTGCATAA
- a CDS encoding EAL domain-containing protein, which translates to MQKQTVDRHSHLQNENRTSSVDESLYNLDEIASLVSYELRTPLTSIRAALGLLLTGMFGTLPKKGQRMLEIALNNTDRLLRLAEELEHDPKLSRKNVVPEPSSFNSAADPATQRLALLSLWRQRTYYDRLTGLPNQTLWIEHLEQALVHAQQKSDQAVAVLLIGLDRFQIINDSLGRAAGDRLLIAVAQRLEAYIQPIGIIARLQEDEFAVLLEDVKSIDDLVSIAQGIQQLLSDSFNFENQGVFVTASIGIAWSQEGHACPEDLLYDADTAMHQAKNQGKDRYEIFDIGVRVEAISRLRLETDLRLALERQEFQIYYQPIVSLKTSKLTGFEALLRWQHPEQGMIFPTQFIPLAEETGLINPIGEWVLRQACQQLQIWQQRFPVSPPLTISVNLSTQQITQPDLVEQVRQILDETGVNPNSVKLEITESIIMENPETAIAVLKQLKQLGLELCVDDFGTGYSSLAYLHYFPVDTLKIDRSFISQIDSEGEQLEIVQTIIRLAWNLGMNVVTEGVETPNQLAQLKSLRCEYGQGYLFSQPVDMQAAQQLIGQKL; encoded by the coding sequence ATGCAGAAACAAACAGTCGATCGTCACAGCCACCTCCAAAATGAGAACCGTACCAGCTCCGTAGATGAGTCGCTCTACAATCTAGATGAGATTGCCTCACTCGTGAGCTACGAGCTAAGAACACCGCTGACTTCGATTCGAGCCGCCCTTGGACTGTTGCTTACAGGTATGTTTGGTACTTTACCTAAGAAGGGGCAGCGAATGCTGGAGATTGCTTTAAACAATACCGATCGATTGCTGCGCTTAGCCGAAGAGTTAGAGCATGACCCAAAGCTATCCAGAAAAAATGTAGTTCCAGAGCCCTCATCTTTCAATAGCGCTGCAGATCCGGCAACCCAACGCTTAGCTCTTCTTAGCCTTTGGCGGCAGCGAACTTACTACGATCGCCTCACGGGTTTGCCTAACCAAACGCTTTGGATAGAACACTTGGAACAGGCACTCGTTCATGCTCAGCAAAAGTCCGATCAAGCAGTTGCAGTCCTCTTGATTGGACTAGACCGGTTTCAAATAATCAACGATAGCTTAGGTCGTGCGGCTGGAGATCGGCTGCTCATTGCAGTTGCTCAACGGTTAGAGGCCTATATTCAACCTATTGGAATAATTGCTCGGCTACAAGAAGATGAGTTCGCTGTTCTGTTAGAGGATGTTAAAAGTATTGATGATTTAGTTTCAATAGCACAAGGAATTCAACAGCTGCTTTCTGACTCTTTCAATTTTGAAAACCAAGGTGTATTTGTTACTGCCAGCATTGGTATTGCCTGGAGCCAAGAGGGCCACGCTTGCCCCGAAGATCTTTTATATGATGCAGATACAGCTATGCATCAGGCCAAAAACCAAGGGAAAGATCGCTACGAAATATTTGATATTGGGGTGAGAGTTGAAGCTATCTCTCGCTTACGCTTAGAAACCGATTTGCGCCTTGCATTAGAGCGGCAGGAATTTCAGATTTACTATCAGCCAATCGTATCTTTAAAGACATCAAAACTTACGGGATTTGAGGCACTATTGCGCTGGCAGCATCCTGAGCAGGGAATGATTTTTCCTACACAGTTTATTCCATTGGCGGAAGAAACTGGACTGATTAACCCTATCGGAGAGTGGGTATTGCGGCAGGCTTGCCAGCAGCTCCAAATTTGGCAACAGAGATTTCCGGTCAGCCCACCCTTGACCATCAGTGTTAACCTCTCAACTCAGCAAATCACTCAGCCTGATTTAGTAGAGCAAGTTCGGCAAATACTTGATGAAACGGGGGTTAATCCAAACAGCGTGAAGCTAGAAATCACGGAGTCTATTATTATGGAGAATCCTGAAACAGCAATTGCTGTGCTCAAGCAACTCAAGCAGCTTGGCCTTGAACTTTGTGTGGATGACTTTGGAACAGGCTATTCTTCCTTAGCATATTTGCATTACTTTCCAGTTGATACGCTAAAAATTGACCGCTCTTTTATTAGTCAAATTGATTCCGAAGGTGAGCAATTAGAAATTGTACAAACAATCATTCGACTTGCCTGGAACTTAGGCATGAACGTGGTTACCGAAGGAGTAGAAACCCCGAACCAATTGGCTCAACTTAAGTCCCTTAGATGTGAGTATGGGCAGGGGTATCTTTTCTCTCAACCAGTGGATATGCAAGCTGCACAGCAGCTAATTGGACAAAAGCTATAG
- a CDS encoding CHASE2 domain-containing protein — MSWRLSKVWWWLLPGGLVALVVTVLFELGVWQPLEQLVYTSLFRLRGSGPWSEQVVVVAIDDESLEKLGQFPLPRQRYAQLLDILSEAQPNVVAFDILWSEPSQDDSQLAAAMERHGLVVLPRALNDVGVALLPTSELQSGAITTGHISTHQDIDGIVRRIEPQLQGELALGLAATQAYALVAAPTLEFPSLNRPLWINWAGVVQHTPHYSLARVLEGEVSPEAFQNRIVVVGVTATGLDSLSTPFNRNPPASGVYLHATVINNVLQHNFLHVPSQSWIRLGLLLAGPSLSLLLVFCPKELRLISWIGCCLIWAILSLVLFRAGHWLPVASPLILLSGTTGAAMLSNRLQEDALLRRQLDQLWQAYHQDLVVYQAKHTDLSKKVLSQSSRVNSHTVQLAALADQFGRSQSAQAAIARSLSTGLLAADLDGLVWFCNPVAASWLSVKVGDRLASCLVPHWLSEAEWQANLHRLKTSGFTSSCELHRNERWFEIGLEPLLYHSQTLEAKNQPCAPDGLLLVIKDITERQEIVRLKDEFVSIVSHELRTPITSIRGSLGLLLTGKLGNLTDKGQHMLNIAVNNTDRLIRLINDILDFERIESGKVALLKKSCDVADLIVLASETMQAMADKAEVNLKVTTKSIYCCADPDRLIQVLTNLLSNAIKFSPQNTTVCLSAEIINPSEIEGIRSEASRFNSNPAFLSSLTCIPHPALLITVQDQGRGIPADKLEAIFGRFQQVDTSDARQKGGTGLGLAICRAIVEQHGGKIWVESTLGEGSTFYLILPGIEELEICHNGI, encoded by the coding sequence ATGAGCTGGCGATTGAGCAAAGTCTGGTGGTGGCTACTTCCAGGTGGATTGGTTGCCCTAGTGGTGACGGTGTTGTTTGAGTTAGGAGTTTGGCAGCCACTAGAGCAGCTTGTCTATACCAGCTTGTTTCGCCTCCGAGGATCTGGTCCCTGGAGTGAACAGGTTGTGGTGGTGGCAATTGACGACGAGAGTTTAGAAAAACTCGGACAATTTCCTCTGCCTCGTCAGCGATATGCACAACTTCTTGATATTTTGTCAGAAGCGCAGCCTAATGTTGTTGCATTCGACATACTTTGGTCTGAACCTAGCCAAGACGACTCACAATTAGCTGCAGCAATGGAGCGTCATGGTCTAGTTGTACTGCCTCGAGCTTTAAACGATGTAGGAGTAGCCCTACTGCCAACTTCAGAGTTGCAGAGCGGAGCAATCACTACCGGCCATATTAGTACTCATCAAGACATTGACGGCATTGTGCGTAGGATTGAGCCTCAGCTGCAAGGGGAGTTAGCCCTAGGGCTTGCTGCGACTCAAGCTTATGCTCTGGTGGCAGCACCAACTCTTGAATTCCCAAGCTTGAATCGGCCTTTGTGGATTAACTGGGCGGGAGTAGTACAGCATACTCCCCACTATTCTTTAGCCCGAGTCCTTGAAGGAGAAGTCTCTCCCGAAGCATTTCAAAACCGAATTGTAGTAGTGGGAGTGACGGCAACAGGACTTGATTCGCTGTCCACTCCTTTCAACCGTAATCCACCCGCGAGCGGAGTTTATCTCCATGCAACAGTTATCAATAACGTGCTTCAACACAACTTCCTGCATGTTCCCTCACAGAGTTGGATCCGGCTAGGGCTACTATTGGCAGGCCCAAGCTTGAGTTTGCTGCTTGTTTTTTGCCCTAAAGAGCTACGGTTGATTAGCTGGATAGGGTGTTGTTTGATTTGGGCGATACTCAGCTTAGTTTTGTTTCGGGCAGGTCATTGGCTACCTGTTGCCTCACCTCTGATACTTCTAAGTGGGACAACCGGAGCAGCTATGCTGAGCAATCGATTGCAGGAAGATGCGCTTTTGCGGCGACAGCTAGATCAGCTTTGGCAAGCTTATCACCAAGATTTGGTTGTCTACCAAGCCAAGCATACAGATCTGTCTAAAAAAGTACTGTCTCAAAGCAGCCGGGTAAATTCTCACACAGTTCAACTAGCAGCCCTAGCCGATCAGTTTGGGCGATCGCAATCAGCTCAGGCGGCCATTGCTCGTAGCCTCTCTACTGGTTTACTGGCAGCGGATTTAGATGGGCTAGTTTGGTTCTGTAATCCGGTTGCTGCAAGTTGGCTGTCTGTGAAGGTAGGCGACCGCCTCGCCTCTTGTTTAGTTCCCCACTGGTTGAGTGAGGCAGAATGGCAAGCCAACCTCCATAGGCTAAAGACTTCTGGCTTCACCAGTTCATGTGAGCTACACCGCAACGAGCGCTGGTTTGAAATCGGCTTAGAACCGCTGCTGTACCACTCTCAAACTCTGGAGGCCAAGAACCAACCCTGTGCCCCTGATGGTCTGCTGTTGGTTATCAAGGATATTACGGAGCGCCAAGAGATTGTGCGATTAAAAGATGAATTCGTTTCGATTGTCAGTCACGAACTTCGTACACCTATCACTTCTATCCGAGGCTCTTTAGGGCTTTTGCTGACTGGTAAGTTGGGAAACCTGACTGACAAAGGTCAGCACATGTTAAATATTGCTGTCAACAACACCGATCGCTTGATTCGTCTAATCAATGACATCCTTGATTTCGAGCGTATTGAGTCTGGCAAAGTTGCCCTGCTCAAAAAGTCTTGCGACGTTGCTGACTTAATAGTGCTGGCAAGCGAAACAATGCAGGCAATGGCAGACAAAGCCGAGGTGAACCTAAAAGTTACAACAAAATCCATCTATTGCTGCGCTGATCCTGACCGCTTAATTCAGGTCTTAACCAACTTACTCAGTAATGCAATTAAATTCTCGCCTCAAAACACTACAGTTTGTCTGAGTGCAGAAATCATCAATCCTTCAGAAATCGAAGGCATCCGATCAGAAGCATCTCGCTTCAATAGCAATCCGGCATTTTTATCTTCTTTGACATGCATACCTCACCCTGCCCTCTTGATTACTGTCCAAGACCAAGGCCGGGGCATTCCAGCAGACAAGCTAGAGGCTATTTTTGGGCGATTTCAACAGGTTGATACCTCTGATGCGCGACAAAAAGGGGGAACCGGGCTGGGCTTAGCGATCTGCCGCGCCATTGTAGAGCAGCACGGCGGCAAAATATGGGTAGAAAGTACGCTGGGTGAAGGCAGCACTTTTTATCTGATATTGCCAGGGATAGAGGAGCTAGAGATCTGCCACAACGGCATCTAA
- a CDS encoding alpha/beta hydrolase, with product MESTNLLTLPDNRRLAYAEYGDPNGHPVFYFHGGGASRLEPLLLGDEVFIRLGLRLIAPDRPGIGQSDFQPNRGFSDWTKDVTFLADALGLGKFSVLGVSSGGGYTAACAAKIPNRLYSAVIVSGAWEFTTADLLKYNRWGLILIKHFSWLYQASMKLTQRSLNGPPDKLLETLEKRLPAADYAVLKSSGRIKKSCEALNEGLRSGTRGTVWDLQLYFKKWDFSLDEIRMPLTLFYGEEDRNVPLDLVKRIAATLPTTKLVMYPNEGHISVVVNQIEAIAKALLSE from the coding sequence ATGGAAAGTACGAATCTTCTCACCCTACCCGACAATCGACGGTTAGCCTATGCAGAGTACGGCGACCCCAACGGGCATCCTGTTTTCTACTTTCACGGTGGTGGAGCTTCTCGTTTAGAGCCATTGTTGTTAGGCGATGAAGTATTTATCCGATTAGGCTTACGACTGATTGCGCCAGATCGTCCGGGAATAGGACAGTCAGACTTCCAACCGAATCGCGGATTTTCTGATTGGACGAAGGATGTTACATTTCTTGCCGATGCCTTGGGGTTAGGCAAATTTTCAGTGTTGGGTGTTTCGTCGGGAGGCGGCTATACTGCTGCCTGTGCTGCAAAGATTCCTAATCGATTGTATTCAGCCGTGATCGTTTCAGGAGCATGGGAATTTACAACTGCGGATTTGCTGAAATACAATCGTTGGGGTTTGATTTTAATCAAGCATTTTTCCTGGCTGTATCAAGCCTCAATGAAATTGACGCAGCGATCTCTTAATGGTCCTCCAGATAAACTATTAGAAACTTTAGAAAAAAGACTTCCGGCAGCAGATTACGCGGTATTAAAATCGTCAGGCCGGATCAAGAAAAGCTGTGAGGCTTTAAACGAGGGACTTCGTTCAGGAACACGAGGAACTGTCTGGGATCTTCAGCTTTACTTCAAAAAGTGGGACTTTAGTTTAGATGAAATTCGGATGCCGCTAACATTGTTCTATGGTGAAGAGGATAGGAATGTTCCGCTTGATCTAGTAAAGCGGATTGCTGCGACTCTCCCCACGACTAAGCTGGTGATGTATCCAAATGAAGGACATATCTCGGTAGTTGTGAATCAGATTGAAGCGATTGCCAAAGCGCTCCTAAGTGAATGA
- a CDS encoding HNH endonuclease: MRTIITENDESEWEDQTGVLYHFPKRYEKFLLPGTQVIYYKGKLKNSEFRSQRLADEPHYFAKAAIGKVYPDKQSSKGDLFAILVDYVPFELPVLAKSDNGYLESIPATRKTNYWRDGVRPIEQEVYDNILSAHKPRSDWQRTSSAKADESANDRSGGLESGTEGTASKRYVTTYERDPIYRSQAIAIHGTTCAACGFNFRKFYGEYGDGYIHIHHVNPVSEFDAPKSIDPETDLVPLCANCHSVVHRKKAKTLSLKELVEMIAEASNNSGAAD, from the coding sequence GTGCGAACGATTATCACTGAAAATGACGAGTCGGAATGGGAAGACCAAACCGGGGTTTTATATCACTTCCCAAAAAGGTATGAAAAGTTCCTCCTCCCCGGTACGCAAGTCATCTATTACAAGGGAAAATTAAAGAACTCTGAATTTAGATCTCAGCGACTGGCCGACGAACCGCACTACTTTGCTAAAGCGGCTATAGGAAAGGTCTATCCCGACAAACAGAGCTCAAAGGGAGATCTGTTTGCAATTCTCGTTGATTACGTGCCATTTGAGTTGCCAGTGCTTGCAAAGTCGGATAACGGATATTTGGAATCAATTCCGGCGACCAGGAAGACGAACTATTGGCGAGATGGTGTTCGGCCAATTGAGCAAGAGGTATATGACAATATACTTTCAGCTCATAAACCGAGAAGTGATTGGCAGCGGACGTCATCCGCTAAAGCGGACGAGTCAGCTAACGATAGGAGCGGGGGACTTGAATCAGGTACTGAGGGAACGGCCAGCAAGAGATACGTAACCACTTACGAACGAGATCCAATATATCGAAGCCAGGCGATTGCTATACACGGAACAACTTGTGCCGCTTGCGGCTTCAACTTTAGAAAGTTTTATGGTGAATATGGTGATGGATATATTCACATCCATCATGTAAACCCGGTGTCGGAGTTTGATGCTCCAAAGTCTATTGATCCGGAGACCGATTTAGTGCCATTGTGCGCAAACTGTCATTCCGTCGTCCATAGGAAGAAAGCGAAAACCCTCTCACTTAAGGAGTTGGTAGAGATGATTGCAGAAGCTTCTAACAATTCGGGTGCAGCGGATTAA
- a CDS encoding heme-binding protein, with protein MKLNQVLLILGVVAVGAAALLFGAYSAASAPLPEGFPPPSADGSIEIKQYPEYRAATVQVTGDLEYAPSRGFTPLFRHISSNDISMTAPVETRYPTAMLQAGSASEGDASVSFLYRSLDIVPQEVAQNIQIEDIPPMTVVSLGMRGGYGLDTYTSGIQRLQDWLVEHPNYEVVGPPRRFFYDGPFIPDTLKRSDLQIPVQLNESSSAPSF; from the coding sequence ATGAAATTGAATCAGGTTCTATTGATATTGGGGGTTGTTGCTGTGGGAGCCGCTGCCCTGCTCTTTGGTGCCTATAGTGCTGCTTCAGCTCCCTTACCAGAAGGCTTTCCGCCCCCAAGCGCCGATGGAAGTATCGAGATCAAGCAGTACCCAGAATATCGGGCAGCAACTGTCCAAGTGACAGGAGATTTGGAGTACGCCCCCTCACGAGGGTTCACGCCCCTATTTCGCCACATCAGCAGCAACGACATTTCCATGACTGCCCCTGTGGAGACGCGCTATCCTACCGCTATGCTCCAGGCGGGTTCAGCTAGTGAGGGAGACGCTTCAGTGTCTTTCCTCTATCGCAGCCTCGATATTGTGCCTCAGGAAGTGGCTCAAAACATTCAGATTGAGGACATCCCGCCGATGACTGTAGTGAGCCTTGGGATGCGGGGCGGCTATGGGCTCGATACCTATACGAGCGGCATTCAGCGCTTACAAGACTGGCTGGTTGAGCATCCTAACTATGAGGTAGTTGGCCCACCCCGCCGATTTTTCTATGATGGCCCCTTCATCCCCGACACGCTAAAGCGCAGCGATCTACAGATTCCAGTGCAGCTAAACGAAAGTAGCTCCGCTCCAAGCTTCTAA
- a CDS encoding LLM class oxidoreductase has product MPKNSGFQRMFAPDCLTLGVTFPIEAYKGSIPSMTRQTELAQRAEKLGFAALWFRDVPLYDPSFGDVGQIYDPWVYLGFIAAQTNAIALATGSIILPLRHPLHIAKAAASVDQLSGGRLVLGIATGDRPVEFPAFGVDFETRGERFRETLAYFQQALAEEFPVIRSPLGKLEGGDLIPKPTNGAIPVLVTGHSQQSLEWIAAHADGWLYYPRHPQMQQHYVRQWQELTAEHAPGVFKPFAQSLYVDLAEDPDSPVMPIHLGYRLGRNRLIDLLQALEVMGVNHVVFNLKYGQRPASEVLEEIGQAVLPHYH; this is encoded by the coding sequence ATGCCTAAGAATTCGGGCTTTCAGCGAATGTTTGCCCCTGATTGCCTTACCCTCGGCGTTACCTTTCCCATTGAGGCATACAAGGGCAGTATCCCTTCCATGACCAGACAGACCGAATTGGCACAACGGGCTGAAAAGCTAGGATTCGCTGCCCTTTGGTTTCGAGATGTGCCGCTCTACGATCCCTCCTTTGGAGACGTAGGGCAGATCTACGATCCTTGGGTTTACCTGGGATTTATCGCTGCTCAGACCAATGCGATCGCACTTGCCACTGGCAGCATCATCCTGCCGCTGCGCCACCCGCTACATATCGCCAAAGCAGCCGCTTCAGTAGATCAGCTCTCAGGTGGACGGCTTGTTCTGGGAATAGCAACCGGAGATCGCCCAGTTGAGTTTCCAGCGTTTGGAGTGGACTTTGAGACGCGGGGAGAGCGGTTCCGGGAGACGCTAGCCTACTTTCAGCAAGCCCTCGCTGAAGAGTTCCCGGTCATCCGTTCGCCTTTGGGCAAGCTAGAAGGCGGCGACCTGATTCCAAAGCCTACCAACGGCGCTATCCCGGTTCTTGTGACAGGCCACAGCCAGCAGTCTCTAGAATGGATTGCGGCCCATGCCGATGGATGGCTCTACTACCCCCGACATCCTCAGATGCAGCAGCATTACGTGAGGCAGTGGCAGGAGTTGACGGCAGAGCACGCTCCTGGTGTCTTTAAGCCTTTTGCTCAGTCTCTCTATGTTGACCTGGCCGAAGATCCAGACAGCCCAGTAATGCCTATCCATCTGGGCTATCGACTAGGCCGGAATCGGCTCATTGATCTGCTACAGGCCCTAGAGGTGATGGGAGTTAACCATGTCGTCTTCAACCTCAAGTACGGGCAACGCCCAGCTTCTGAAGTGCTTGAAGAGATAGGGCAAGCGGTACTGCCCCACTACCACTAG
- a CDS encoding DUF2087 domain-containing protein, with amino-acid sequence MDFATELKNYLDDQGRLKTWPSKSRKGRLQQIALEYLAAKFEPDFLYNEREVNALLNQHHTFGDPALLRRELFERGMVDRVKDGSAYWLKQAF; translated from the coding sequence ATGGACTTTGCCACGGAACTCAAAAACTATTTGGATGACCAAGGACGACTCAAGACATGGCCTTCTAAGAGCCGTAAAGGACGGCTTCAGCAGATAGCGCTAGAGTATCTAGCGGCTAAGTTTGAGCCAGACTTCTTATACAACGAACGTGAGGTCAATGCCCTCTTGAATCAGCACCACACGTTTGGCGATCCAGCCCTGCTACGCCGAGAACTCTTTGAGCGGGGAATGGTGGATCGGGTAAAAGATGGGTCTGCCTACTGGCTAAAACAGGCATTTTGA